Proteins encoded in a region of the Massilia sp. UMI-21 genome:
- a CDS encoding PD40 domain-containing protein: MLSACQAPGGRIDQLNKLRGPTHDLTVELREGTNMAAAPSPDGRQIVFSAQGALWIMPREGGQARRITGWRVEPTAPVWSPDGKRIAFQNYAPEGNFHIWTVSPDGRHLREHTTGPFDDREPAWLPDGSGLVFSSDRGGDGQYKIWRVAIDGGAPVQVTQGAGAESNPVVSPDGTRLAYVDGANVLTAPLSGGTPTVVAPGAPGLDPGRQRAGLPERGAPAGGGRRRGHQQRRHLPVPGALPAGRALPVHGRRAYSRARRAGRQSGRCGLSRRTAAAPPGAGPGQGPRLRQCRSAQGEGHQRAGAVAGRTQHRLRRPERRLDHAHR, encoded by the coding sequence TTGTTGTCCGCATGCCAGGCCCCAGGCGGCCGTATCGACCAGCTCAACAAGCTGCGCGGCCCCACGCACGACCTCACGGTCGAACTGCGCGAGGGCACCAACATGGCGGCCGCACCGTCGCCCGACGGGCGCCAGATCGTGTTCTCGGCCCAGGGCGCGCTGTGGATCATGCCGCGCGAGGGCGGGCAGGCCCGGCGCATCACCGGCTGGCGGGTCGAGCCGACAGCGCCGGTGTGGTCGCCCGACGGCAAGCGCATCGCCTTCCAGAACTATGCGCCGGAAGGGAACTTCCATATCTGGACCGTTTCGCCGGACGGGCGCCACCTGCGCGAGCACACCACCGGCCCCTTCGACGACCGCGAGCCTGCCTGGCTCCCCGACGGCAGCGGGCTGGTGTTCTCCTCGGACCGCGGCGGCGACGGCCAGTACAAGATCTGGCGCGTGGCCATCGATGGTGGCGCGCCGGTACAGGTCACCCAAGGCGCCGGCGCCGAGAGCAATCCGGTGGTGTCGCCGGACGGCACGCGCCTGGCCTATGTCGACGGCGCCAACGTCTTGACCGCGCCGCTGTCGGGCGGCACGCCGACGGTGGTGGCGCCCGGCGCCCCCGGCCTGGACCCCGGACGGCAGCGCGCTGGTCTACCAGAACGCGGCGCGCCAGCTGGTGGTGGGCGGCGCCGTGGTCACCAGCAACGAAGACATCTTCCCGTTCCCGGTGCGCTTCCTGCCGGACGGGCGCTTCCTGTACACGGCCGACGGGCATATTCGCGTGCGCGACGCGCAGGGCGCCAATCCGGTCGATGTGGGCTTTCGCGCCGAACTGCGGCTGCGCCGCCCGGTGCTGGGCCAGGGCAAGGACCGCGGCTTCGACAATGTCGGTCCGCGCAAGGTGAAGGGCATCAGCGCGCCGGCGCTGTCGCCGGACGGACGCAGCATCGCCTTCGTCGCCCTGAACGACGTCTGGACCATGCGCATCGGTGA
- a CDS encoding amidohydrolase family protein, protein MSTPKLSPDGARIAYTTLSGQLEIWNRAAGTFEVILPSVSTQVSTPQWTPDGQRILVVDNERINNRFREGYNKLRVIDLATRSATFHAVAPAPRQISERDEGAAALSPDGGKLAFIMDSRLYVIPVDASGTPLGEARRVGDDIADLPSWGGDSRTILYKSAERVRSVRVDGSHTRDIPIKLEWRQAVPQGRTLIHAGSLWDGVGTSLRHDVDIVVHANRIVSVAPHSAHAADVPVVDASGLTVMPGLIETHLHPLSLYQGGQFGQVAQLMLSYGITAAQSVGGPLHQSVELREALAAGNLLGPRLFVSPPLWEGNRQFYSFARTLRTPAIAELEIAKAKRFDADFLKSYVRAPIPIMARIAQGALDLRVPSGTHMVQPGAATGLGGTTHLSATQRMGYGWSKSLARAITYQDAAEVYGKGDFFLIDTLFSAGALAGLDPGIVTDPRFILVPPNFVPGLQNAQPPTATQLASIINDATQQAKVRAAGALVANGTDSPLVVPGISLHLNMRGAALVQGNLAALYSVTRDAARVALVDKDLGTVEQGKLADLIAVGGDPLLDLRAAADVRFVVKNGRVITQDEILAPARTPQQLEARQQALAAQARLCHDEPQHCETGGEHAH, encoded by the coding sequence ATGTCCACGCCCAAGCTGTCGCCCGACGGCGCGCGCATCGCCTACACCACGCTCTCGGGCCAGCTCGAGATCTGGAACCGCGCCGCCGGAACCTTCGAAGTGATCCTGCCTTCAGTAAGCACCCAGGTCAGCACCCCACAATGGACGCCGGACGGGCAGCGCATCCTGGTCGTCGACAACGAGCGCATCAACAACCGTTTCCGCGAGGGCTACAACAAGCTGCGCGTGATCGACCTGGCCACCCGCAGCGCCACCTTCCATGCGGTGGCCCCCGCGCCGCGCCAGATCTCCGAACGCGACGAGGGCGCCGCCGCGCTCTCGCCCGACGGCGGCAAGCTCGCCTTCATCATGGACTCGCGCCTGTACGTGATCCCGGTGGACGCCAGCGGCACGCCGCTAGGGGAAGCGCGCCGCGTGGGCGACGACATCGCCGACCTGCCATCCTGGGGCGGCGACTCGCGCACCATCCTGTACAAGTCGGCCGAGCGCGTGCGCAGCGTGCGGGTGGACGGCAGCCACACCCGCGACATTCCCATCAAGCTGGAGTGGCGCCAGGCCGTGCCGCAGGGCCGCACCCTGATCCATGCCGGCAGCCTGTGGGACGGCGTCGGCACCAGCCTGCGCCACGACGTCGACATCGTGGTCCACGCCAACCGCATCGTCTCGGTGGCGCCGCACAGCGCGCACGCCGCCGATGTGCCGGTGGTCGACGCCAGCGGCCTGACCGTCATGCCGGGCCTGATCGAGACCCACCTGCATCCGCTGAGCCTGTACCAGGGCGGCCAGTTCGGCCAGGTGGCCCAGCTGATGCTGTCTTATGGGATCACCGCCGCGCAGTCGGTCGGCGGCCCGCTGCACCAAAGCGTGGAGCTGCGCGAGGCGCTGGCAGCCGGTAATCTGCTGGGGCCGCGCCTGTTCGTCTCGCCGCCGCTGTGGGAGGGCAACCGCCAGTTCTACAGCTTCGCGCGCACCCTGCGCACCCCCGCCATCGCGGAGCTCGAGATCGCCAAGGCCAAGCGCTTCGACGCCGACTTCCTGAAGAGCTACGTGCGGGCGCCGATCCCGATCATGGCGCGTATCGCACAAGGGGCGCTCGACCTGCGCGTACCGAGCGGCACCCACATGGTCCAGCCGGGCGCCGCCACCGGCCTGGGCGGCACCACCCACCTGTCGGCGACGCAGCGCATGGGCTACGGCTGGTCGAAGTCCCTGGCGCGCGCGATTACCTACCAGGATGCGGCCGAGGTCTACGGCAAGGGCGACTTCTTCCTGATCGACACCCTGTTCTCGGCCGGCGCGCTGGCCGGCCTGGACCCGGGCATCGTCACGGACCCGCGCTTCATCCTGGTGCCGCCCAACTTCGTGCCCGGCCTGCAGAACGCCCAGCCGCCCACCGCGACCCAACTGGCGTCGATCATCAACGACGCCACCCAGCAGGCCAAGGTGCGCGCGGCCGGCGCCCTGGTGGCCAACGGCACCGATTCGCCCTTGGTGGTGCCGGGTATCTCGCTGCACCTGAACATGCGCGGAGCCGCACTGGTGCAGGGCAACCTGGCGGCGCTGTATTCGGTGACGCGCGATGCCGCGCGCGTGGCCCTGGTCGACAAGGACCTGGGGACGGTGGAGCAGGGCAAGCTGGCCGACCTGATCGCCGTGGGCGGCGACCCGCTGCTTGATTTGCGGGCCGCGGCCGACGTGCGCTTCGTGGTGAAGAACGGCCGGGTGATCACGCAGGACGAGATCCTGGCGCCGGCGCGGACCCCGCAGCAGCTGGAGGCGCGCCAGCAGGCCCTGGCGGCCCAAGCGCGCCTGTGCCATGACGAGCCGCAGCACTGCGAAACGGGAGGGGAGCACGCGCACTGA
- a CDS encoding glucarate dehydratase translates to MRVIPVAGRDSMLLNLCGAHGPWFIRNLVLLESSDGHTGMGEVPGGEGIRKALQAAVPLVVGSEVARYQRTLNAIRASHGAHAGTMRHQVSSAAEAAVLRQPHEINLRLDNVITAVEAALLDLLGQHLGVPVCELLGAGQQRERVPMLAYLFYIGDSARTDLDYLAPRGGDDWYGMRLRAAMDAGAIADLADAAAERYGFRDFKLKGGVMSPQDELEAIATIKRRRPDASCTVDPNGAWSLAQAIEVGKEYGHLLAYAEDPCGPEAGYSGREIMAEFRRATSVRTATNMVATDWRQMGHAHLLGAVDIPLADPHFWTMAGSVRLAQLCHDWGMTWGSHSNNHFDVSLAMFTHAAAAAPGAITAIDTHWIWQEGLERLTREPLQIVGGAVVVPDKPGLGIAPDMARIDAAHALYRKVGQGARDDALAMRYLVPGWTYDPKRPSLAR, encoded by the coding sequence ATGCGGGTCATCCCTGTCGCCGGGCGCGACAGCATGCTCCTGAACCTGTGCGGCGCCCATGGCCCCTGGTTCATCCGCAACCTGGTGCTGCTGGAAAGCAGCGACGGCCACACCGGCATGGGCGAGGTCCCCGGCGGCGAGGGCATCCGCAAGGCGCTGCAGGCCGCGGTGCCGCTGGTGGTGGGCAGCGAGGTGGCGCGCTACCAGCGCACCCTGAACGCCATCCGCGCCAGCCACGGGGCGCATGCGGGTACGATGCGGCACCAGGTCAGCTCCGCGGCCGAGGCGGCCGTGCTACGCCAGCCGCACGAGATCAACCTGCGGCTCGACAACGTCATCACCGCGGTCGAGGCGGCCCTGCTCGACCTGCTCGGCCAGCACCTCGGGGTGCCGGTCTGCGAACTGCTCGGCGCCGGCCAGCAGCGCGAACGGGTGCCGATGCTGGCTTACCTGTTCTACATCGGCGACAGCGCGCGCACCGACCTGGATTACCTGGCGCCACGCGGAGGCGACGACTGGTACGGCATGCGCCTGCGCGCCGCCATGGACGCCGGAGCGATCGCCGACCTGGCCGACGCCGCCGCGGAGCGCTATGGCTTCCGCGACTTCAAGCTGAAAGGCGGCGTCATGTCGCCGCAGGACGAACTGGAGGCGATCGCCACGATCAAGCGCCGCCGCCCCGACGCCAGCTGCACGGTCGACCCGAACGGCGCCTGGTCGCTCGCGCAGGCGATCGAGGTCGGCAAGGAATATGGCCACCTGCTGGCCTACGCCGAAGACCCCTGCGGCCCGGAAGCCGGCTATTCGGGCCGCGAGATCATGGCGGAGTTCAGGCGCGCAACAAGCGTGCGCACCGCCACCAACATGGTCGCCACCGACTGGCGCCAGATGGGCCACGCGCACCTGCTGGGCGCGGTCGACATTCCGCTGGCCGACCCGCACTTCTGGACCATGGCCGGCTCGGTGCGCCTGGCCCAGTTGTGCCACGACTGGGGCATGACCTGGGGCTCGCATTCCAACAACCACTTCGACGTGTCGCTGGCCATGTTCACCCACGCGGCGGCCGCCGCGCCGGGCGCCATCACGGCGATCGACACCCACTGGATCTGGCAGGAAGGCCTCGAACGCCTCACGCGCGAGCCGCTGCAGATCGTCGGCGGCGCGGTGGTCGTGCCGGACAAGCCAGGCCTGGGCATCGCGCCGGACATGGCGCGGATCGATGCCGCGCACGCCCTGTACCGGAAGGTGGGCCAGGGCGCGCGCGACGATGCGCTGGCGATGCGCTACCTGGTCCCGGGATGGACCTACGATCCGAAGCGCCCGAGTCTGGCACGCTGA
- a CDS encoding glycosyl hydrolase 115 family protein has product MTRRFPALGLLLASGALHAQPFALDTGGRLPHIVTEPQVTARLAGDLLGRDLRQLTGLAATRSDSLDDCRRRCIVIGTAASPLVEETARAMGVDLAPLAGQQERYIRAAGRLAGRELLLIAGADRRGAVYGVVDASRELGVSPWEWWADVRPTRRGAVALDGGYRLSPAPSVAYRGIFINDEDWGLQPWAARTFDPAGDIGPATYARVFELMWRLKANLIWPAMHDSTRAFYTMPGNAQAADDYAIVVGSSHAEPMLRNNVGEWKKSDGAFNFFSNRERLLGYWQERIDQVKGFENVYTLGLRGVHDSAMEGATSPQHARDTVQQVVQLQRDMLGRSLGKPAGNIPTVLTMYKEVLDYYNLGLQVPDDVSLVWPDDNYGYLHQLGTAKEAARPGGNGIYYHISYWGRPHDYLWLGTTHPALIRDQLQRAWTTGARRLWVLNVGDIKPGEYLTQYFLDAAFDAGVLRQDPARHLAAWAAQGFGAEHAGEIAAIQQEYYRLAWERRPEFMGWSQTEPTRPVRRTDYVRSGGDEAERRLARYAALVARAEALERRLPAALRDAWFQLVLYPVRASANLNRRILKLDLAAEYALQGRPSPARYVRQAREAHAALVADTAAYNALGKGKWARLMDMAPRRLPVFAEPAYPSWSAPSGPTRRGCGLVYPAPHSSEANTLVLPRGRQASRSLTLVGYGGTPVAWSAAPGAAGLRADIQHGQLDAANGYEQRLTLAYDGSASPSLSLRCGGKTVKLNLQVQAAASDALPAERERIVVLPAGSASAGSDWEPQPGLGTSGRAMRARLDLPAGVPNAAAAAATLAYRFQTSSEGGATLRFVAVPVHALTSEHRLRIAVQLDDGPLQTLDYTTVGRSDEWKQNVLSNMAVRTTTVARLAPGPHTLRVFALDPGVVLDRVDVVMDGAPHYYGMPPSD; this is encoded by the coding sequence ATGACACGACGCTTCCCCGCCCTCGGCCTGCTGCTCGCAAGCGGCGCCCTGCATGCCCAGCCCTTCGCCCTCGACACAGGCGGCCGCCTGCCCCACATCGTCACCGAGCCGCAGGTCACTGCCCGCCTGGCGGGCGACCTGCTCGGGCGCGACCTGCGGCAGTTGACCGGCCTCGCCGCCACCCGCAGCGACAGCCTGGACGACTGCCGCCGGCGCTGCATCGTGATCGGCACGGCCGCATCGCCACTGGTGGAGGAAACGGCGCGCGCCATGGGCGTCGACCTGGCGCCCCTCGCCGGCCAGCAGGAGCGCTACATCCGCGCCGCCGGACGCCTGGCGGGCCGCGAGCTGCTCCTGATCGCCGGAGCCGACCGCCGCGGCGCCGTCTACGGCGTGGTCGACGCCTCGCGCGAACTGGGCGTCTCGCCGTGGGAATGGTGGGCCGACGTGCGCCCGACGCGACGCGGCGCCGTGGCCCTGGACGGCGGCTACCGCCTGTCCCCGGCACCCTCGGTGGCCTACCGCGGCATCTTCATCAACGACGAGGACTGGGGCCTGCAGCCCTGGGCCGCCAGGACGTTCGACCCGGCCGGGGACATCGGCCCGGCGACCTACGCCCGCGTGTTCGAGCTGATGTGGCGCCTGAAGGCGAACCTGATCTGGCCCGCCATGCACGACTCGACCCGCGCCTTCTACACGATGCCCGGCAATGCGCAGGCCGCCGACGACTATGCGATCGTGGTCGGCAGCTCACACGCCGAGCCGATGCTGCGCAATAACGTCGGCGAATGGAAAAAATCCGACGGCGCCTTCAACTTCTTCAGCAACCGCGAACGCCTGCTCGGCTACTGGCAGGAACGCATCGACCAGGTCAAGGGTTTCGAGAACGTGTACACCCTCGGCCTGCGCGGCGTGCACGATTCGGCCATGGAAGGCGCGACCAGCCCGCAGCACGCGCGCGACACCGTGCAGCAGGTGGTCCAGCTGCAGCGCGACATGCTCGGCCGCAGCCTGGGCAAGCCGGCAGGGAACATCCCCACCGTGCTGACGATGTACAAGGAAGTGCTGGACTACTACAACCTCGGCCTGCAGGTGCCGGACGACGTGAGCCTGGTGTGGCCCGACGATAACTACGGCTACCTGCATCAACTGGGCACGGCAAAGGAAGCGGCGCGCCCGGGCGGCAACGGCATCTACTACCACATCTCCTACTGGGGCCGTCCGCACGACTACCTGTGGCTGGGCACCACCCATCCGGCCTTGATCCGCGACCAGCTGCAGCGCGCCTGGACCACTGGCGCGCGCCGCCTGTGGGTACTGAACGTGGGCGACATCAAGCCCGGCGAATACCTGACCCAGTACTTCCTCGATGCCGCCTTCGATGCCGGCGTGCTGCGCCAGGATCCGGCACGCCACCTGGCCGCCTGGGCCGCGCAGGGCTTCGGCGCAGAACATGCGGGGGAAATCGCCGCGATCCAGCAGGAATACTACCGCCTGGCCTGGGAGCGCCGTCCGGAGTTCATGGGTTGGAGCCAGACCGAACCGACCCGCCCGGTGCGCCGCACCGACTACGTCCGCAGCGGCGGCGACGAGGCCGAGCGGCGCCTGGCGCGCTATGCGGCACTGGTGGCGCGCGCCGAAGCGCTGGAACGACGCCTGCCGGCCGCACTGCGCGATGCCTGGTTCCAGCTGGTGCTGTATCCGGTCCGTGCCAGCGCCAATCTGAACAGGCGTATCCTGAAACTCGACCTGGCCGCCGAATACGCGCTGCAGGGCCGCCCCTCGCCCGCGCGCTACGTGCGCCAGGCGCGCGAGGCCCACGCCGCGCTGGTGGCGGATACCGCGGCCTACAACGCGCTCGGCAAGGGCAAATGGGCGCGGCTGATGGACATGGCGCCGCGCCGCCTGCCGGTGTTCGCCGAGCCCGCATATCCGTCCTGGAGCGCGCCGTCGGGCCCCACACGGCGCGGCTGCGGCCTGGTCTATCCCGCCCCGCATTCAAGCGAGGCGAATACGCTGGTGCTGCCGCGCGGCCGCCAGGCCAGCCGCAGCCTGACCCTGGTCGGCTATGGGGGCACGCCCGTGGCATGGTCGGCGGCGCCCGGCGCCGCGGGCCTGCGCGCCGACATCCAGCACGGGCAACTGGATGCGGCCAACGGCTACGAACAGCGCCTGACGCTGGCGTATGACGGGTCGGCCAGCCCGTCCCTGTCGCTGCGATGCGGCGGCAAGACCGTGAAGCTGAACCTGCAGGTGCAGGCTGCGGCCAGCGACGCCTTGCCGGCTGAACGCGAGCGGATCGTGGTGCTGCCGGCCGGCAGCGCGTCGGCGGGCAGCGACTGGGAGCCGCAGCCCGGCCTCGGCACGTCCGGACGGGCCATGCGCGCCCGCCTCGACCTGCCCGCGGGTGTGCCGAATGCGGCGGCTGCGGCGGCCACGCTCGCCTATCGCTTCCAGACCAGCAGCGAGGGTGGCGCCACCTTGCGCTTCGTCGCCGTGCCCGTGCATGCGCTCACGTCGGAACACCGGCTGCGTATTGCCGTGCAGCTCGACGACGGCCCGTTGCAGACCCTCGACTACACAACGGTCGGCCGCAGCGACGAGTGGAAGCAGAACGTGCTGTCGAACATGGCGGTGCGCACCACCACGGTGGCCCGGCTCGCGCCCGGACCGCATACGCTGCGCGTGTTCGCGCTCGACCCCGGTGTCGTGCTCGACCGGGTCGACGTGGTCATGGACGGCGCCCCGCATTACTACGGCATGCCGCCCAGCGACTGA
- a CDS encoding GntR family transcriptional regulator has translation METIAFSGPFTLDRSRHAAIQVYEYLREEIVNLTLKPGTLLSRNELSAHFDLSVTPIRDALMRLEEEGLVDIYPQHATRVRGISIASARQAHFLRLAVELEVVRTLAQQNDEALALSLQNLVLQQKAALKGGDLAGFHRVDHAFHRQLYAAADVEELWRLMRHRSGNMDRLRRLHLPLNNKAESILKDHAAIADAIGRGDAAGAEAALRRHLAGTLSELDALREQYPDYWTPGTD, from the coding sequence ATGGAAACAATCGCATTCAGCGGCCCGTTCACCCTCGACCGGTCGCGCCATGCCGCGATCCAGGTCTACGAATACCTGCGTGAAGAAATCGTCAACCTGACGCTCAAGCCGGGAACGCTCCTGTCGCGCAACGAATTGTCCGCGCATTTCGACCTGTCGGTCACCCCCATCCGCGACGCCCTGATGCGGCTGGAAGAAGAAGGACTGGTCGACATCTACCCGCAGCATGCCACCCGCGTGCGCGGCATCAGCATCGCCTCGGCGCGCCAGGCCCACTTCCTGCGGCTGGCGGTCGAGCTCGAGGTGGTGCGCACGTTGGCGCAACAGAACGATGAGGCGCTCGCCCTGAGCCTGCAGAACCTGGTGCTCCAGCAGAAGGCGGCGCTCAAGGGCGGCGATCTCGCCGGCTTCCACCGCGTCGACCATGCCTTCCACCGCCAGCTGTACGCGGCGGCCGACGTCGAGGAGCTGTGGCGGCTGATGCGTCACCGCAGCGGCAACATGGACCGCCTGCGCCGCCTGCACCTGCCGCTCAACAACAAGGCCGAGTCGATCCTGAAGGACCATGCCGCGATCGCCGACGCCATTGGCCGCGGCGATGCCGCCGGCGCCGAGGCGGCGCTGCGCCGGCACCTGGCGGGTACGCTCTCCGAGCTCGACGCCCTGCGTGAGCAATACCCGGACTACTGGACGCCCGGAACAGACTGA
- a CDS encoding Tat pathway signal sequence domain protein produces MTAYTPSRRRFLRSASALPLLASIPGLSGAVTANTGARPAPVDNTALHWLDGEAPARFEGCTFGVPWPRGTLRLPAHKRLDFTLGANGPAMQSWPLGWWPDGSLKWTAHAVAGGASGDGWNLAHGAPARGTLTVKETADGVLVTAGELTWTIPSAGEVLVRSASRAGRVTMQNLKLVALRQDGPQLETGGSVARQRFTSRISGVKVEQAGPVRAVLKIDGMHGNGSRDWLPFSVRLYFYTGSDSVRIVHSFVYDGEPGKDFIAGLGVTAQVPMSDPTYDRHVRFSGEGVGVWGEAVRPVTGLRRDPGQAYRAAQVAGAALPPLAGMARPVQDGLRWIPEWGDFSLTQRSPDGFTLQKRLGSGRAWINANAGTRSKGLLYAGGASGGVALGLKDFWQRAPVQLDVRQAATPMAEVTAWMWAPSAPAMDLRSYRGEDGMDTHEKQIAGLNITYEDYEAGWDSATGIARSSELQLWVLASTPPHQALSDMAESVARPARLVLAPQRIHQCGVFGDWDPVDTGTPARKLIEERLALQLDQYLREVEQQRWYGFWSYGDVMHTYDSDRHMWRYDIGGYAWDNSELSTDLFLWYSYLRSGRADLFRLAEAMTRHTGEVDVYHLGRFKGFGTRHGVQHWSDSSKQPRVSNAAYRRIYYFLTADERVGDLMRELLDSDRDLHQVYISRKLKTAGARPDAFVGASFGTVWGSLISAWLAEWERTGDTRWRDKIVAGMRSIAALKVGWFAAGAPYDHTTGRFQGPGDKASFSNLNGVFGVVEMNSELLTLVDVPAYRQAWLQYCRTYNAPREEIMALLGSVPGGRGMSDTNSRMTAYAAYQLRERALSLRAWREFFASGWLSRDDPRNTVRRIGGPALLRPVDEMTGISTNASAQWGLAAIQHLALGAGTLDEAARAAGLVP; encoded by the coding sequence ATGACTGCATACACCCCATCCCGCCGGCGCTTCCTGCGCTCGGCAAGCGCCCTTCCCCTTCTGGCTTCCATTCCCGGCCTGTCCGGCGCGGTCACCGCGAATACCGGCGCCAGGCCGGCACCGGTCGACAACACCGCCCTGCACTGGCTGGACGGCGAGGCGCCGGCCCGCTTCGAGGGCTGCACCTTTGGCGTGCCCTGGCCGCGCGGCACCCTGCGCCTGCCGGCGCACAAGCGGCTCGACTTCACGCTGGGTGCGAACGGCCCCGCCATGCAGTCCTGGCCGCTGGGCTGGTGGCCGGACGGTTCGCTGAAGTGGACCGCCCATGCCGTCGCCGGCGGCGCCAGCGGAGACGGCTGGAACCTGGCGCACGGCGCCCCGGCGCGCGGCACCCTCACCGTCAAGGAAACCGCGGACGGCGTGCTCGTCACCGCCGGCGAACTGACGTGGACCATACCGTCCGCGGGCGAGGTTCTGGTGCGCAGCGCCAGCCGCGCCGGACGCGTCACGATGCAGAACCTGAAACTGGTGGCGCTGCGCCAGGACGGCCCGCAGCTGGAAACCGGCGGCAGCGTCGCGCGCCAGCGCTTCACCAGCAGGATCAGCGGGGTGAAGGTCGAACAGGCCGGGCCGGTACGCGCCGTGCTCAAGATCGACGGCATGCACGGCAACGGCAGCCGCGACTGGCTGCCCTTTTCGGTGCGCCTGTACTTCTATACCGGGTCCGACAGCGTGCGCATCGTGCACTCCTTCGTCTACGACGGCGAACCAGGCAAGGACTTCATCGCCGGCCTGGGCGTGACGGCCCAGGTGCCGATGAGCGACCCGACCTACGACCGGCACGTGCGCTTCTCGGGCGAAGGCGTCGGCGTCTGGGGCGAGGCGGTACGGCCGGTGACCGGCCTGCGCCGCGATCCGGGCCAGGCCTACCGCGCCGCGCAGGTGGCCGGCGCGGCGCTGCCGCCGCTGGCGGGGATGGCCAGGCCGGTCCAGGACGGCCTGCGGTGGATCCCGGAATGGGGCGACTTCTCGCTCACGCAGCGCTCGCCCGACGGCTTCACGCTGCAAAAGCGCCTCGGTTCGGGCCGCGCCTGGATCAATGCCAACGCCGGCACCCGCAGCAAGGGATTGCTGTACGCCGGCGGCGCCTCCGGCGGCGTCGCCCTGGGACTGAAGGACTTCTGGCAGCGCGCGCCGGTGCAGCTGGACGTGCGCCAGGCCGCCACCCCGATGGCCGAGGTGACCGCCTGGATGTGGGCGCCTTCGGCGCCGGCCATGGACCTGCGCTCCTACCGTGGCGAGGACGGCATGGACACCCACGAGAAGCAGATCGCCGGCCTGAACATCACCTACGAAGACTACGAAGCCGGCTGGGACTCGGCCACCGGCATCGCCCGCAGCTCGGAACTGCAGCTGTGGGTGCTGGCGTCCACGCCACCGCACCAGGCGCTGTCGGACATGGCCGAGTCGGTCGCGCGGCCGGCACGCCTGGTGCTGGCGCCGCAGCGCATCCACCAGTGCGGCGTGTTCGGCGACTGGGACCCGGTCGATACCGGCACGCCTGCGCGCAAGCTGATCGAGGAGCGCCTGGCCCTGCAGCTGGACCAGTACCTGCGCGAAGTCGAGCAGCAGCGCTGGTATGGCTTCTGGTCCTACGGCGACGTGATGCATACCTACGACAGCGACCGCCACATGTGGCGCTACGACATCGGCGGCTATGCCTGGGACAATTCCGAGCTGTCGACCGACCTGTTCTTGTGGTACAGCTACCTGCGCAGCGGCAGGGCCGACCTGTTCCGCCTGGCCGAAGCGATGACGCGCCATACCGGCGAAGTCGACGTCTACCACCTGGGCCGCTTCAAGGGCTTCGGCACGCGCCATGGCGTGCAGCACTGGTCGGATTCGTCGAAGCAGCCGCGCGTCTCGAACGCCGCCTATCGCCGCATCTACTACTTCCTGACGGCGGACGAGCGCGTGGGCGACCTGATGCGCGAGCTGCTCGATTCGGACCGGGACCTGCACCAGGTCTACATCTCGCGCAAGCTCAAGACTGCCGGCGCCCGGCCGGATGCCTTCGTCGGCGCCTCCTTCGGCACCGTGTGGGGTTCATTGATCTCGGCCTGGCTGGCCGAATGGGAGCGCACCGGGGACACCCGCTGGCGCGACAAGATCGTGGCCGGCATGCGCAGCATCGCCGCGCTCAAGGTCGGGTGGTTCGCCGCCGGCGCGCCCTACGACCACACGACCGGCCGCTTCCAGGGGCCGGGCGACAAGGCATCGTTCTCCAACCTGAATGGCGTGTTCGGCGTGGTCGAGATGAATTCCGAGCTGCTCACGCTGGTGGACGTGCCCGCATACCGCCAGGCCTGGCTGCAGTACTGCCGCACCTACAACGCGCCGCGCGAGGAGATCATGGCGCTGCTGGGGAGCGTTCCGGGCGGGCGCGGCATGAGCGACACCAATTCGCGCATGACCGCCTACGCCGCTTACCAGCTGCGTGAACGGGCCTTGTCGCTGCGGGCCTGGCGCGAGTTCTTCGCCTCCGGCTGGCTCAGTCGCGACGACCCGCGCAACACGGTGCGCCGCATCGGCGGCCCGGCCCTGCTGCGCCCGGTCGACGAGATGACCGGCATCAGCACCAACGCCTCGGCGCAGTGGGGCCTGGCGGCAATCCAGCACCTGGCCCTGGGCGCAGGCACGCTGGACGAAGCGGCGCGCGCGGCCGGGCTGGTGCCCTGA